The Coleofasciculus sp. FACHB-T130 genomic sequence CACCAATGATTGGGCTATTCTAGAAGTAGAGTTAGCAAAAGTTGTCGATTAGAGGAGCTATGACAACCGCTACACCAACAACTAATTCACCTCTTGTCCCAAAAAGGCTGCTTTTTTTGGAGTCAATCTGCTGGCAAACAGGAGATGTCTATCGGTTTACTCCGGAGCAAATGCTGAGTCGCTATGAGCGGGGTTGGAAATATCGCCAGCTATTTAGCAATCTTGAAGACGAAGAACTAAGTTTCCTCAAAGAACTTGCAAAACGCTATAATTCCTGGCTACAAGCCTGTTTATGACCTTCAGGTTTGATCACCATCATAAAATTCTCACGATTCTTGAAAGTTTAGATGCTGAGGTACTTAGGAAGGGTTCTGCTTACTTCGGTGGTGGAACCCTTCTTGCACTTGATTTTGAAGAATACCGCTGGAGTAAGGACGTTGATTTTATCTCTCCTGTTGGTGAATCAGGCTACAAATACCTCCGCACAGTCATATTTGATGGTGGATATGAAGCATTGTTTCGCGATCTGAGTAGAATCCAAGTTGGACGTGGCACCACTGACCAGTATGGAATTCGGATGATGGTTATTGTTGATAATATCCCCATCAAGGCTGAAATTATCGCTGAAGCTCGTTTTCAACTAGATCCGCCAAGATATCCAAAGTGGTCATCTGTCGCCTGCTTAAGCCTCAATGACTGTTTCACATCCAAGCTGCTTTCAAATTGCGATCGCTACATGGACGACAGCGTTGAGGCAAGAGATTTAATCGATTTAGCAATTCTTAGGCTGCAATCTTCAATTCCTCAGGAATCAATTGAGAAAGCTGAGAAAGCGTATGAAGTTATACGTCCTTTAAAACTTGCGATCGCACGCTTTCAGGAAAGACCAGATTACAGGCAGGAATGCTTTCTCAATCTGCAAGTTGATAAAGTTCAGATA encodes the following:
- a CDS encoding nucleotidyl transferase AbiEii/AbiGii toxin family protein — its product is MTFRFDHHHKILTILESLDAEVLRKGSAYFGGGTLLALDFEEYRWSKDVDFISPVGESGYKYLRTVIFDGGYEALFRDLSRIQVGRGTTDQYGIRMMVIVDNIPIKAEIIAEARFQLDPPRYPKWSSVACLSLNDCFTSKLLSNCDRYMDDSVEARDLIDLAILRLQSSIPQESIEKAEKAYEVIRPLKLAIARFQERPDYRQECFLNLQVDKVQIPKIIDGVDFLATDLGLAITERHFKEQHDIFTD